The following are encoded in a window of Arvicanthis niloticus isolate mArvNil1 chromosome 1, mArvNil1.pat.X, whole genome shotgun sequence genomic DNA:
- the LOC117723807 gene encoding tripartite motif-containing protein 30A-like, whose amino-acid sequence MMASSALAIIKKEVTCPLCLELLKEPVSTGCDHSFCRACITLNYESSRGTKMEGSCPVCQVHYDFGNLRPNLRMAKIVERLQGFKSIPEEKQKVNVCAHHGEKLQLFCKEDTMAICWVCERSREHRGHQTALIEEVDHEYKRELQAALQTLMENEKRCDEWQDDLQQQRADWENQIQSDIDNVQMGLKELRDLLDSKENEELQELMKEREEVMKRLEESKNKLEQQRQWVRDLILDVKHQLELSTMEMLQDVNSVVRRYIKAIGNDSPIVWNQILKLKQPQTIPKKRRKTFHVFQDLKGMLETCQGFMDGRRYWGKAKPQHHKPLSSQCLPEFISLLSLKFHVASLTMHSTLPLLDFKSFSTFPLGFCSLSYK is encoded by the exons ATGATGGCCTCATCAGCTCTGGCAATAATAAAGAAGGAGGTTACTTGTCCTCTCTGTCTGGAGCTCCTGAAGGAACCTGTGAGCACTGGTTGTGACCATAGCTTCTGCCGAGCCTGTATCACACTGAACTATGAGTCCAGCAGAGGCACAAAAATGGAGGGCAGCTGCCCTGTGTGCCAAGTTCATTACGACTTTGGGAATCTGAGGCCTAATCTACGAATGGCCAAGATAGTTGAGAGGCTCCAGGGGTTCAAGTCCATCccggaggagaagcagaaggtgaatgtctgtgcacaccatggaGAGAAACTCCAGCTCTTCTGTAAGGAGGACACGATGGCCATCTGCTGGGTTTGTGAGAGATCTCGGGAGCACCGTGGTCACCAGACAGCTCTCATTGAAGAAGTGGACCATGAGTACAAG AGGGAGCTGCAGGCAGCTCTGCAGACACTgatggaaaatgagaaaagatgtgATGAATGGCAGGATGACCTTCAACAGCAGAGAGCTGACTGGGAG AACCAAATACAGAGTGATATAGACAATGTTCAGATGGGGCTTAAAGAACTGAGAGACCTCCTGGACTCCAAGGAGAATGAGGAGCTGCAGGAGCTgatgaaagagagggaagaggtcATGAAAAGGCTGGAAGAGTCTAAAAATAAGCTGGAGCAGCAGAGGCAGTGGGTGAGAGACCTCATCTTAGATGTAAAACATCAGTTGGAGCTCTCAACCATGGAAATGCTGCAG GATGTGAATTCTGTTGTAAGAAGGTATATCAAGGCAATAGGAAACGATAGCCCTATTGTGTG GAATCAAATCTTGAAACTGAAACAGCCACAAACTATCccgaaaaaaagaagaaaaacattccatGTGTTTCAGGATCTGAAAGGCATGCTGGAAACGTGTCAAG GGTTCATGGATGGTCGGCGATACTGGGGTAAGGCAAAACCACAACACCATAAGCCCCTCTCCTCTCAATGTCTTCCAGAGTTTATTTCTCTGTTAAGTCTCAAGTTTCATGTTGCTTCTCTCACTATGCACAGCACTCTGCCTCTCCTTGACTTTAAATCCTTCTCCACATTTCCACTTGGCTTCTGTTCCTTAAGTTACAAATAA
- the LOC117723022 gene encoding tripartite motif-containing protein 30A-like produces the protein MASSVLEMIKEEVTCPICLELLKEPVSVDCNHSFCRACITLNYESNRNPEGEVKCPVCRVPYPFGNLRPNRQVANIVERLQGFKSIPEEEQKVNVCAHHGEKLKLFCKKDMMAICWLCERSQEHRGHQTALIEEVNHEYKEKLQAALQTLMENEKRCDEWQDDLQQQRADWENQIQSDVEYVQTEFKGLRDFLNSKENEELQKLMTEKEDVMKKLRESENELEQQRQWVRNLVSYVEHRLEFSTIEMLQGVNYVLTRTQNLKLEQPQTFPPKMRRRFQAPNLKGMLQVYQEFMDVQQYWVHMTLHAKNHEVIAINKEKRQIQYTNYNRKNLQVSETYHLGVLGYPAVSSGKHYWEVDVSKSDAWLLGLNDGKCAQPQLHSMGEMAYKMQHVSNVKQNGMYQPKYGYWVIGMRKRSVYYAFDECYVTRNSSVLALSLRVPPTRVGVFLDRKACTLSFYDVSDFGTLIYRFHGPAFPLKVYPYFNPMECSEPMTVCGPPS, from the exons ATGGCCTCATCAGTCCTGGAGATGATAAAGGAGGAGGTGACCTGTCCTATCTGTCTGGAGCTCCTGAAGGAACCTGTGAGTGTTGACTGCAACCATAGCTTCTGCCGAGCCTGTATCACACTGAACTATGAGTCCAACAGAAACCCAGAAGGGGAGGTCAAGTGTCCTGTGTGCCGAGTTCCTTACCCATTTGGGAATCTGAGGCCTAATCGGCAGGTGGCCAACATAGTCGAGAGGCTCCAGGGGTTCAAGTCCATCccagaggaggagcagaaggtgaatgtctgtgcacaccatggaGAGAAACTCAAGCTCTTCTGTAAGAAGGACATGATGGCTATCTGCTGGCTTTGTGAGCGATCTCAAGAGCACCGTGGTCACCAGACAGCTCTCATTGAAGAGGTCAACCATGAATACAAG GAGAAGCTGCAGGCAGCTCTGCAGACACTgatggaaaatgaaaaaagatgtGATGAGTGGCAGGATGACCTTCAACAGCAGAGAGCTGACTGGGAG AACCAAATACAGAGTGATGTAGAGTATGTTCAGACGGAGTTTAAAGGACTGAGAGACTTCCTGAACTCCAAGGAGAATGAGGAGCTGCAGAAGCTGATGACAGAGAAGGAGGATGTTATGAAAAAGCTGAGAGAGTCTGAAAATGAGCTGGAGCAGCAGAGGCAGTGGGTGAGAAACCTCGTCTCATATGTGGAACATCGGTTGGAATTTTCAACTATAGAAATGCTGCAG GGTGTAAATTATGTCCTAACAAG GACTCAGAACTTGAAACTGGAACAGCCCCAAACTTTCCCTCCAAAAATGAGAAGAAGGTTTCAAGCCCCAAATTTGAAAGGCATGCTGCAAGTGTATCAAG AGTTCATGGATGTCCAGCAATACTGGG TTCATATGACTCTACATGCAAAGAACCATGAAGTCATTGccattaacaaagaaaaaagacaaatacaATATACAAATTACAATAGGAAGAATCTTCAAGTTTCTGAGACCTACCATTTGGGTGTCCTGGGATATCCAGCTGTTTCCTCAGGAAAGCATTACTGGGAAGTAGATGTGTCTAAAAGTGATGCCTGGCTCCTTGGATTAAATGATGGGAAGTGTGCTCAACCCCAACTGCACTCAATGGGTGAAATGGCCTACAAAATGCAACATGTTTCTAATGTTAAACAAAATGGAATGTATCAGCCTAAATATGGCTACTGGGTTATAGGGATGAGGAAAAGGTCTGTATACTATGCCTTTGATGAGTGTTATGTCACTCGCAATTCCAGTGTCTTGGCCCTCTCTCTGCGTGTTCCTCCTACTCGTGTTGGAGTTTTCCTAGACCGGAAAGCTTGCACTCTTTCATTTTATGATGTTTCTGACTTTGGAACTCTCATCTATAGGTTCCAtggccctgccttccctcttaaAGTCTATCCATATTTTAATCCTATGGAATGTTCAGAGCCAATGACAGTATGCGGGCCACCCTCTTAA